GCCCTGACCTCTGTCAGGCCGTACCGGGAACCGCTGAGCTTTTCCCATGCCTTCGAATTGCTTGAAAGGGGCAAAGGGATCCATTTCGACCCTGAGGTGGTTGAGGCCTTGCGTTCCTATACTCTCCGCCAAGCAGACTGCGATTGAGTGGTCTGCAGCACTTGCCGCCCGTCATCCTCCTTTTTGTATTCCCTTGCTTTGCATCTGATTGACTGTTGAAAAAATCCGTATACCGCAGGTTATTGTAATATCTCAAGGGACGACGACAATACGTTTGAAAGCAAACATATTCGTACGTACAAGTGTGAACGTATGGCAGCTGTCTGCCTTGGGAAGATTTTCAACGGTCTCTTAGAAACGCTCCTGAGAGTTCCGGGGCTCAGAAAGCTACGCCGCGACAGCACAATAACGGTGTGTAGGTAAAACGCCGCGGATCAAAAAAGAATTCTTTGAAATCACGAAGAAATCCTTCAAATCCATCCTCATATTCCGGGAATTCATACCCTGAGCGAGCAGCAGCAACCTCAATCTTCCGGCTCCAATTATAGGCCTCCTTTTCTTGAAGATGGCCGTAGATTAAATGGTGAGCCCCAAGACTGACCGCGATATCCTGCATGCCGGCATCATACATATAGGTGTATAATTTCTTCCCCATTTGCGGGTCAAAATCCCTATGGTCGACCAATTGCTGCATGACGCCGTTGAGAGCCTGTGACAACCGCTCAGGCATTTCGAAATGTCCGGTGCAGTTGTTGTCAAGATCGATCAGGCAAAGGATTCCGCCGGGTCTGAGACATTTTTTCAAACGATGGACAATTGTTGCTGCCCCTTGCTGGTGGTATTCAAGAAAAAAGCGAACCCAGATGAAATCGAAAGGGGGTAAGTAGTCGAGGGGCGCGTAGATATTGGCTTGCAAGAAGGAGATGCCTGGCCCGCTATAGAGGTTTCTGGCATGTTCGATACGTTCTGGAGAGGCATCAATACCGAGGCATGATCCGGACTCGCCGACAAGCTTGGAAAGCATTTTCGTGGTGATGCCGGCGCCGCACCCCACATCAAGCACCCGCATCCCCGGGCGCAAACCGGCCCAATGGGCCTGGGCGCTCAAGGAGTCAAAATCGGTCTTTTGTTCCAGGCGATGCGTTTCTGCCTCGTGTTCCATGAGATAGAAAAATTGTTCGGGGAGTGAAAAAGGTTGCATATGGTGGGAGGCGAGCTTCAAGCGCGCCCGCCGCGGCGGCTGAAGGTGCAACAGGTGGGGCTGGGCCCGGCAATCCGATGATCTGGATAGTCTCCCCATACGTTGGCTGGAGCGAAAGATCAATTGGTTTCAGAGCGAATCGTGTTGCAATCGTTACCAAATTGTATCTGCTGCTCAGCAAGAGTAGCGCTGGGACCTGTCCCCGGCGAGGACGAGATGGCACAAAGTTCACCCTTGTTTCCTGTGAGTTGAAAAGGGAGAACGATACAGATTTCGTACAGACCAAGAAAGCTACGCGGCTGGGCCGCACCATGATTTTTGCATCACCAAGTATCCCCTCGTTTCACGATGCCCAGAATCGCGCCCACCGTGCGGTGCTGACTCGGCCTTGCATGCATTTCGTTCCTGGCCTACCGTGCGCAGCACGTGGTGCTATAGTCAAAAGGATTCATGATGCAAGGTTCGATATGGCGTTCCCAGCGCTTCCAGGCCATGGCCGTCTCGTTTGTCGCCGGGGCCGTGTTGATGGCCATCAAATTCGCGGCGTATTCCGTCACAGGATCAGCCGGTATCTTGTCCGATGCCCTGGAGTCGGTAATCAATGTCGTCGCCAGCGGATTTGCCCTGTACAGTGTTTTTCTGAGCCGGCGTCCCCCTGACCGGAACCATCCTTATGGTCACGGGAAAATCGAATATTTTTCCGCCGGATTCGAGGGGGCTCTGATCGTTCTGGCCGCCCTGGCCATATTTTTTCAGGCTGTGCCGCGGTTTTTCGACCCCCGTCCCTTGCAGCATCTCAATCAGGGGGTAGGGCTGGTCACGCTCGCGGCGGTGGTGAATCTTTTGCTGGCTTGGCTTTTGATCCGGGTGGGGCGTCAGCGAGATTCACTGGCCCTGGTCGCAGACGGCAAGCATCTGCTGACCGATGTGGTCACCAGTGCCGGGGTCATTGGTGGGCTTGGGCTGGTGCATTTGACAGGGGCGTTGTGGCTTGATCCCCTGATCGCCTGTTTGGTCGCCGTGAACATTCTGGTGACGGGATCAAAATTGCTCCGGGAATCCGCAGCGCGGCTCATGGACGAGGCTGATCCAGCACTTTTGCAGCAAATTGTCGATATATTAAACGCCAACCGGCAGTCGGACTGGATCTCACTGCACCAGTTGCGTGCCCGACGCTACGGCCCTGTGGTCCATGTCGATCTGCACATGGTTTTGCCCCGCTATTACAATCTGGAAGAATCCCACAAGAGTGCGGAGCGTATCGAGGCCCTTTTGCGGGAGCGCTTCGGTGCCGGCGCAGAAATCATTGTCCATACTGATCCCTGTACGGAGCAGTGGTGCCCGGCGTGCGCCAAAGATGCTTGCCGGCAACGAGCCGCTGCCCACAGCCAGCACCCTCTTGTCCCCTTTACCGTGACCCGGGCCATGGCCAGCCACGGCCACCACAACGCACCGCGTGCCACCTCGGGTCCTGATCAGCAAAAGACGGAGTGAGCGAACAACACCGGAACGGGTACCCGTCAGGTTGAGCAACGCAACCAGGATTTCGAGCTTGCCCCTGTATTTTTTGGCTCTTCGTCACAGGGCATAGAATTTCAGACGGCAAACTCCAAAAATCCACAGGATCCGTCAAAGAACCTATTTTTTTCGCCCTGAGACATTTGTGACAGGCAATTAAAAGGCCCAGGTGACGGCCATCGAGCCGATGGCATGGCCGCGGTCCTGGTGTTCGAATTCCTGGGTCCGAAAGACATGGCGGTAGGTTATTTTGAGTTGTTCGAAGGTCACAGCCACGCCGGCGGAAATTTCTCCGACAATGAAACGTTTGTCGACGTGACGGCTATGGCGCCAGGTGTTGCCATCCAGGAAAATATTCCGGGCGATCACCTGAGCATTGACACCAGCGAAGAGGTGAACACCAAGCCGGCCCCACCTCGTGGCCGGGCCTGTAGGGAGGGGAGCGCTGATCCCGGCGCCCGGGCGAATGGTATCCGTGCCGAAATCCTGTGGGAGTCTGTATCCAAGCCGGAACTCCCCGCCTGCATTGAGCGCGGTCTTGACATTGCCCAAAGTGGCTCCGATATGAGGGAGGCAGTCCGCTCCGAACCCGTTCGGGTTTGTCCACTGCCAGAGCCGGTGTTTGCGTTGCCAAGCCAGTCGAAGGGCGGGTTCATCGTGGAGTTGGCTGTCCCACCCACGGGCGAGGTGCAGTCCGCGGAGTCTGTGAACGGTGTTTTGGGCCTCTTCCCCAAGGGCCGAAGGCCCCACGATGCCGACGACCGCTTCGAGGGTGTCCAATTGCGAAGTCGTTTTGCTGTGCAGGGCCAAGCCACTGTAGAGAAAGCCGGCATAGGGCCGCTCGTCGGGGTCGACTATTGTGGTGCGAATATCCGAAGGGGTGTAGATATGCTGCCCCAAAAGAAGGCCCACATTGTGGGTGCTGTCCGGGACGTTCACAAAAGGAGCACAACGGATGATCGGCAGGGTCCATTGCGGCAGGCGGACATCGTCACGGTAGCGTTCGAGGTCCGGGGAAACCCATGTCAATTGGACAGCGTTGGTGTAGTATTTATCTGTGTCGGCAAAGAGGTCGTTTTCAAAAAAGAAACTCACAGTTTGCCAGTCCTGTGACGAATTGGAGGAGGCATATACCGGGCCAATCACAGCGAATACGATTAGGCCAGCCAAAAAGAGGGGCAATAGGAATCCAAAGGGACGTTTTGCAGGAGTGGTCATTGTCAGTCCAGACGTTGCAGCCCGTTTGCCACGGGCCCGGATGGTGGGGACAGTGCACAACGTCCGCGAAGACGTCGGCAGATTCCAGACTGTTGGAAAAAATACGTGACTCAGGAGGCCCAAACTGTGACTGCGCACACGAGATC
The sequence above is drawn from the Desulfohalobium retbaense DSM 5692 genome and encodes:
- a CDS encoding cation diffusion facilitator family transporter; the protein is MQGSIWRSQRFQAMAVSFVAGAVLMAIKFAAYSVTGSAGILSDALESVINVVASGFALYSVFLSRRPPDRNHPYGHGKIEYFSAGFEGALIVLAALAIFFQAVPRFFDPRPLQHLNQGVGLVTLAAVVNLLLAWLLIRVGRQRDSLALVADGKHLLTDVVTSAGVIGGLGLVHLTGALWLDPLIACLVAVNILVTGSKLLRESAARLMDEADPALLQQIVDILNANRQSDWISLHQLRARRYGPVVHVDLHMVLPRYYNLEESHKSAERIEALLRERFGAGAEIIVHTDPCTEQWCPACAKDACRQRAAAHSQHPLVPFTVTRAMASHGHHNAPRATSGPDQQKTE
- a CDS encoding class I SAM-dependent methyltransferase, translated to MQPFSLPEQFFYLMEHEAETHRLEQKTDFDSLSAQAHWAGLRPGMRVLDVGCGAGITTKMLSKLVGESGSCLGIDASPERIEHARNLYSGPGISFLQANIYAPLDYLPPFDFIWVRFFLEYHQQGAATIVHRLKKCLRPGGILCLIDLDNNCTGHFEMPERLSQALNGVMQQLVDHRDFDPQMGKKLYTYMYDAGMQDIAVSLGAHHLIYGHLQEKEAYNWSRKIEVAAARSGYEFPEYEDGFEGFLRDFKEFFFDPRRFTYTPLLCCRGVAF
- a CDS encoding lipid A deacylase LpxR family protein, which translates into the protein MTTPAKRPFGFLLPLFLAGLIVFAVIGPVYASSNSSQDWQTVSFFFENDLFADTDKYYTNAVQLTWVSPDLERYRDDVRLPQWTLPIIRCAPFVNVPDSTHNVGLLLGQHIYTPSDIRTTIVDPDERPYAGFLYSGLALHSKTTSQLDTLEAVVGIVGPSALGEEAQNTVHRLRGLHLARGWDSQLHDEPALRLAWQRKHRLWQWTNPNGFGADCLPHIGATLGNVKTALNAGGEFRLGYRLPQDFGTDTIRPGAGISAPLPTGPATRWGRLGVHLFAGVNAQVIARNIFLDGNTWRHSRHVDKRFIVGEISAGVAVTFEQLKITYRHVFRTQEFEHQDRGHAIGSMAVTWAF